In Kangiella profundi, one DNA window encodes the following:
- a CDS encoding GGDEF domain-containing protein, with amino-acid sequence MTPGKKKLKSRSITRSISKFSIILVGILGGLLKATEITYIEELKIANHLRTTNPQQFLEQIDYVADLQLPDEENEALRNYLLGYAAALKGNSEQAIGYYHKVIASRAHNPLIIRTKLALANLQVLNKDYAAALELIKNVLASAHGQEDSLRNHIYQVAAIVYNEVGQYELAEQTLSNLTQIDNTVAGLKDKCLLAAVKAQTWYELSKINTEEAAFIDTSYQNCSEKEPVYALSAKFYGLADMIRSGRYKEASSEISNQLKIVEELGYSYLTAGYYTLNALSLSGIGDQSSAQLYADKAIETAEKNNRDTVTTWLLEAYYLNSQLLKEKGEMELALEFLEEYLVKINRYKNDESSKQLAYQLVEHETESKQQKIEQLNQQNLLLKLEQDLAKKEAVNNRLVLALALVLLGTLAFWSYRIKRHQIRLRKQSQTDQLTGLSSRHHFYETAKAILQRSESEQQDVGFILFDMDHFKSINDKYGHLIGDWVLQNTAEVVKTSCRQNDLAGRLGGEEFAIFLPACNLKKAQQLAEICRKAISQVDTTETGYRFDISASFGVTSTELSGYDLMDLIADADKAMYSAKSKGRNQIVVVDSFVKEFEQLIS; translated from the coding sequence ATGACTCCAGGGAAGAAGAAATTAAAATCGCGTAGTATCACACGTTCGATTTCAAAGTTTTCCATAATTCTTGTCGGTATTCTCGGTGGCTTATTAAAGGCCACTGAGATTACTTATATTGAAGAACTGAAAATTGCCAACCACTTACGAACTACAAATCCTCAGCAGTTTCTCGAGCAGATAGATTATGTCGCAGACCTTCAGTTGCCCGATGAAGAGAATGAAGCATTACGAAATTATTTATTGGGATATGCGGCTGCATTAAAAGGAAACTCAGAACAGGCAATTGGATATTATCATAAGGTCATTGCCAGTAGAGCCCATAACCCCTTAATAATTAGAACCAAGTTAGCCTTGGCTAACTTGCAAGTGCTAAACAAGGACTATGCTGCGGCGCTTGAACTTATAAAAAATGTGCTGGCTAGCGCTCATGGTCAAGAAGACTCACTACGTAATCATATCTATCAGGTGGCAGCCATTGTTTATAATGAAGTAGGTCAGTACGAGCTAGCAGAGCAGACTTTAAGTAATTTAACTCAGATTGATAATACTGTGGCAGGTTTAAAAGACAAATGCCTGCTTGCTGCCGTAAAGGCTCAAACCTGGTATGAGCTTTCAAAAATAAATACAGAAGAAGCTGCCTTTATTGATACTTCCTACCAAAACTGTTCTGAAAAGGAGCCTGTTTACGCCCTCTCTGCAAAATTTTACGGGTTAGCGGATATGATCAGAAGTGGTCGTTATAAAGAAGCTAGCTCAGAAATTAGCAATCAGCTAAAAATTGTCGAGGAGCTTGGCTACAGTTATCTAACCGCAGGATACTATACCTTAAACGCTTTAAGTTTGAGTGGAATTGGTGACCAGTCTTCAGCTCAACTATATGCTGACAAGGCAATTGAAACCGCAGAAAAAAATAACAGAGACACGGTAACTACCTGGTTATTAGAAGCTTACTATTTAAATTCTCAGCTATTAAAAGAAAAAGGTGAAATGGAGCTGGCATTAGAGTTTCTGGAAGAGTATCTGGTTAAAATAAACCGATACAAAAATGATGAATCATCGAAACAGTTAGCCTATCAATTAGTGGAGCATGAGACAGAAAGCAAGCAGCAGAAAATTGAGCAATTAAATCAACAAAATCTTTTACTTAAGTTAGAGCAAGATCTGGCCAAGAAAGAAGCTGTTAATAATCGTTTAGTCTTGGCGTTAGCTCTGGTTCTACTTGGTACCTTGGCATTTTGGTCCTATCGAATAAAGAGACATCAAATTCGTTTGCGTAAACAGTCACAAACTGATCAGTTAACTGGATTAAGTTCCCGCCATCACTTCTACGAAACTGCAAAAGCTATATTGCAGAGAAGTGAGTCTGAACAGCAGGATGTAGGTTTCATTTTATTCGACATGGATCACTTCAAGTCGATAAATGATAAGTACGGTCACCTTATCGGTGATTGGGTATTGCAGAATACTGCTGAAGTGGTCAAAACCAGTTGTCGCCAAAATGATCTTGCTGGCCGTCTGGGAGGTGAAGAGTTTGCGATTTTCCTGCCAGCCTGTAATCTTAAAAAAGCACAACAACTTGCCGAAATCTGCCGCAAAGCCATCTCACAGGTAGATACAACCGAGACCGGGTATCGCTTTGATATATCAGCCAGCTTTGGTGTCACCAGCACCGAGCTTTCCGGTTACGATTTAATGGACTTGATTGCCGATGCAGACAAGGCTATGTACAGCGCTAAGAGTAAAGGGCGCAACCAGATAGTTGTGGTGGATAGCTTTGTAAAAGAATTTGAGCAGCTGATATCCTGA
- the thpR gene encoding RNA 2',3'-cyclic phosphodiesterase yields the protein MPSIAKSDKNMARLFFAIDLPQELKNQLELLQKLCPFAGRPVSPHNFHITLLFLGEVSRNQLDDILEAIEIPAIKPFEIEFRQFAYFPKAEVGCLEIEASEQLIQLHQHINRNLKQSGIHIKQSSKPFRPHITLFRDATVQSEITQTVDFELKVEHFCLMESQFNQKGVYYEVIEEWPTYEPTIKEQFFGIKD from the coding sequence ATGCCATCTATAGCAAAATCTGACAAAAATATGGCTCGACTATTCTTTGCCATAGACTTACCACAGGAGCTGAAGAACCAGCTTGAGTTATTGCAGAAGTTGTGTCCTTTTGCCGGACGCCCCGTCAGTCCTCATAATTTTCATATAACGCTGCTTTTCCTGGGCGAGGTTTCACGGAACCAGTTGGATGATATTCTAGAAGCCATAGAAATACCCGCCATCAAACCTTTTGAGATTGAATTCAGACAATTTGCCTACTTCCCTAAAGCAGAAGTGGGATGTCTTGAAATTGAAGCCAGCGAACAGCTTATACAATTACATCAACATATTAATCGCAACCTGAAACAGTCTGGCATTCATATTAAGCAATCAAGCAAGCCTTTCAGGCCTCATATCACACTATTCCGAGATGCTACTGTTCAGTCAGAAATTACGCAGACTGTAGATTTTGAGCTTAAAGTGGAACACTTCTGTCTAATGGAGTCGCAATTTAATCAGAAGGGGGTTTACTATGAAGTGATTGAAGAGTGGCCCACTTATGAGCCGACCATCAAAGAACAATTTTTTGGCATTAAAGATTAA
- the mrcB gene encoding penicillin-binding protein 1B codes for MAKKPVKKSAKSSKKKQSKQVKQTFWRKIPWKKVFWRGGLIFTALFIAFVIYCDMVIQRQFKDNRWQLPAKVYAQPLELMNGKALTPTRLEQELELLGYRKAVKATRAGDYEKYGDYYYIHVRPFTFWDETQASRQIAFSLRNGRVSQLKDHVLGEPLQMARLDPLLIGQIYPNRLEDRILVKLEQIPEHLIKALIITEDRDFYEHSGVSPKAIARALWHNVTSDGGTQGGSTLTQQLVKNYFLTNERSLWRKFREAVMSVLLEVHYEKDEILEAYFNEVYFGQDGPRAIHGVGLASRFFFDKDVENLTPAQSALLVAILKGPSVYDPRRHPENAMKRRNLVLELMHQSGTLTERELKQEKQTTLSLVRKPSIHLSNVPAFMDLVRRQLQDSYSEQELNSEGLNVFTTLDPVIQMYSEKTVEESIAQVEKQRQQEEGTLQAAAIISDSQSGHILAVIGDRKAGFAGYNRAIDARRQIGSVIKPFVMLAALEQNPDYNLSSNISDFPLSLEQRDGTMWEPQNFDRNFHGMVPLYRALSESYNVAMARLGQEVGIQRLADFVEKSGVEKEVRPLDALPLGVLELTPLELLQLYQSIASNGLRIKPSSIIAVTDNSGQLLERYPVTAERVASEINVYLVKAAMQLAVEEGTAKYLHRSNPFTSFAGKTGTTNDLKDSWFVGLSGEHLAVVWVGRDDNKDANITGSTAALPVFTDLFAGINTAPIDIGYHDNIEWKLVDYRSGLLATDECQNSVSVPYLRGTAPKATADCQPTLSQQ; via the coding sequence ATGGCTAAAAAACCTGTAAAGAAAAGCGCAAAATCCTCTAAAAAGAAGCAATCAAAGCAAGTAAAACAAACATTCTGGCGCAAAATACCTTGGAAAAAGGTGTTTTGGCGTGGAGGCTTGATATTCACGGCTTTGTTCATTGCCTTCGTGATTTACTGCGACATGGTGATCCAGCGCCAATTTAAGGACAATCGCTGGCAATTACCGGCTAAAGTTTATGCTCAGCCACTGGAGCTGATGAATGGCAAAGCATTAACGCCAACTCGTCTCGAACAGGAATTGGAGCTGTTGGGCTACCGTAAGGCCGTCAAGGCAACCCGTGCAGGCGATTATGAGAAGTATGGTGATTATTACTATATCCATGTTCGTCCCTTTACCTTCTGGGATGAAACTCAAGCCTCGCGCCAGATTGCATTTAGTTTACGTAATGGTCGTGTTAGCCAGTTGAAAGACCATGTTCTGGGTGAGCCGTTGCAGATGGCAAGGCTCGATCCTCTTTTAATCGGTCAGATTTACCCGAACCGACTGGAAGACCGTATTCTGGTCAAACTGGAGCAAATCCCAGAACACCTGATAAAGGCTTTGATTATTACTGAAGATCGTGACTTTTATGAGCATAGTGGAGTTTCTCCCAAAGCGATTGCCAGAGCCTTGTGGCATAACGTAACTTCGGATGGTGGAACACAGGGTGGTAGCACCTTGACTCAGCAGCTGGTGAAAAACTACTTCCTGACAAATGAGCGCAGTTTATGGCGCAAATTTAGAGAAGCAGTCATGTCGGTGTTGCTGGAAGTTCATTATGAGAAAGATGAAATTCTAGAGGCCTATTTTAATGAAGTTTATTTTGGCCAGGATGGGCCACGAGCCATTCATGGTGTCGGCCTTGCCAGTCGTTTCTTTTTCGATAAAGACGTCGAGAACTTAACGCCTGCCCAATCGGCCTTACTTGTCGCAATACTTAAAGGCCCTTCAGTATATGACCCAAGACGTCATCCTGAGAACGCTATGAAGCGTCGCAACCTGGTGCTGGAATTAATGCATCAATCAGGCACCTTAACGGAGCGCGAGCTTAAGCAGGAAAAGCAGACAACCTTATCGCTGGTCAGAAAGCCAAGCATTCATCTATCCAATGTGCCTGCCTTTATGGATCTGGTTCGTCGTCAATTGCAAGACTCATATTCCGAGCAGGAACTCAATTCAGAAGGGCTTAATGTTTTTACCACGCTAGATCCTGTAATTCAGATGTATAGCGAGAAAACGGTTGAAGAGTCTATTGCTCAAGTTGAAAAGCAAAGACAACAGGAAGAGGGAACTTTGCAGGCGGCCGCGATTATCAGTGATAGCCAAAGTGGTCATATTCTGGCAGTGATTGGTGACCGGAAAGCAGGCTTTGCAGGTTACAACCGAGCGATAGATGCCAGAAGACAAATAGGTTCTGTAATTAAGCCTTTTGTAATGTTAGCGGCTCTTGAGCAGAATCCTGACTACAACCTTTCCTCGAATATCAGTGACTTCCCATTGTCACTGGAGCAACGGGACGGAACCATGTGGGAGCCACAAAACTTTGATCGTAATTTCCATGGCATGGTACCGCTCTATCGTGCACTGAGTGAATCCTATAATGTGGCAATGGCGCGTTTAGGTCAGGAAGTTGGGATTCAAAGACTGGCTGACTTTGTAGAGAAATCCGGAGTTGAAAAAGAAGTGCGCCCTCTGGATGCATTACCACTTGGCGTCCTTGAACTAACCCCTCTTGAGCTGTTACAACTGTACCAATCAATAGCCAGCAATGGACTTAGAATCAAGCCTTCATCAATTATCGCTGTAACCGATAATAGCGGACAATTGCTGGAGCGCTACCCAGTTACCGCCGAGCGAGTTGCCAGTGAGATCAATGTCTATTTAGTAAAGGCTGCCATGCAACTAGCAGTTGAAGAGGGCACGGCAAAGTACCTGCATCGTTCTAACCCATTCACATCGTTTGCAGGCAAAACTGGCACCACTAATGATTTGAAAGATTCATGGTTTGTCGGTCTGTCAGGAGAGCATTTGGCGGTCGTCTGGGTCGGTCGAGATGATAACAAGGATGCCAATATCACAGGTTCAACTGCTGCGCTACCAGTGTTCACAGACCTGTTTGCCGGCATCAACACTGCGCCAATTGATATCGGCTATCATGACAATATCGAATGGAAACTGGTGGATTATCGCAGTGGCTTATTGGCAACGGATGAGTGCCAAAACTCGGTCAGCGTACCGTATCTTCGTGGTACAGCACCAAAGGCAACTGCCGACTGTCAGCCCACTTTGTCGCAACAATAA
- a CDS encoding HIT domain-containing protein produces the protein MSFILNDTLARDTVELGNFNLCKLLWMNDKQYPWAVLVPRVNDIRELYQLSVAQQINAMEESNFLLETMARVFKADKMNVAALGNMVPQLHIHHIARYQDDPAWPGPIWGVKKPIHYGENELIKEVSPLLAELKGNFGFKEI, from the coding sequence ATGAGTTTTATTTTAAATGACACATTAGCCAGAGACACTGTTGAGCTGGGCAATTTCAATTTATGCAAATTATTATGGATGAATGATAAGCAGTATCCGTGGGCGGTGCTGGTACCCCGAGTCAATGATATTCGTGAGTTATACCAGCTGTCAGTTGCGCAACAAATTAACGCCATGGAGGAGTCAAACTTCTTACTCGAAACTATGGCCAGGGTTTTCAAGGCGGATAAAATGAATGTGGCGGCTCTGGGAAACATGGTTCCTCAATTGCATATTCATCACATCGCACGATATCAAGATGACCCAGCATGGCCGGGGCCAATTTGGGGAGTAAAGAAGCCCATTCATTATGGTGAAAATGAGCTGATTAAAGAAGTCAGCCCTCTACTAGCGGAATTGAAGGGCAACTTTGGATTTAAAGAAATTTAG
- a CDS encoding M20/M25/M40 family metallo-hydrolase codes for MKSFLIPGLLVLSGLSLSTDVAANNVPQSAEEARVEHAQEWINFLASDELKGRKTGTPEMKMVHAWLEQRFTAIGLQPLPDAESYRQEFSFEVKGESIDGVNYIGYLDCQCDNDKYIMIGAHYDHVGQNPALEGDITFNGADDDASGVVASLVIAELLSQEKSLPFNIIIAAWDAEEMGLLGSKHFAQNPLVPLEQIETGIMFELVGTPVEEHPKSAWMTGNQYSNLLELLQDDFAKAGWSLDADPFAQMGLFMRSDNAPFALMNLDRQKAEQVFKHGQQVDITGIPMHAISVWRGQDHYHQVHDEAEIIDVPNLVALSEVIAEAIANLPTDTKVVWKENPHFKFSRP; via the coding sequence ATGAAATCATTTCTAATACCTGGCCTATTGGTCCTATCAGGTTTATCACTTTCTACTGATGTTGCTGCCAACAATGTCCCTCAGTCGGCTGAGGAAGCACGCGTTGAGCATGCTCAGGAGTGGATAAACTTTCTTGCCAGCGACGAGCTAAAAGGCCGTAAAACCGGTACCCCCGAAATGAAAATGGTACATGCCTGGCTTGAACAACGCTTCACAGCGATTGGCTTGCAACCTCTACCAGACGCTGAGTCATACCGCCAGGAGTTTTCGTTTGAGGTAAAAGGCGAGTCTATTGATGGCGTTAATTACATCGGCTACCTGGACTGTCAGTGCGATAATGACAAGTACATCATGATTGGTGCGCATTATGACCACGTCGGCCAGAATCCTGCTCTGGAAGGTGATATTACCTTTAATGGTGCGGACGACGATGCCAGTGGCGTTGTTGCCAGCCTGGTAATTGCTGAATTGCTTTCACAAGAAAAATCTCTGCCATTTAATATCATCATCGCAGCTTGGGATGCAGAAGAAATGGGCCTTTTGGGGTCAAAGCATTTTGCCCAGAACCCTTTAGTTCCACTTGAACAAATTGAAACCGGCATCATGTTTGAACTGGTAGGAACTCCAGTAGAAGAGCATCCAAAAAGTGCCTGGATGACAGGTAACCAATATTCGAATCTACTGGAATTATTGCAGGATGATTTTGCTAAAGCTGGTTGGTCACTGGATGCTGACCCATTTGCTCAGATGGGTTTATTCATGCGCTCCGACAACGCCCCTTTTGCATTAATGAATTTAGATCGACAAAAGGCTGAGCAGGTATTTAAGCACGGACAGCAGGTGGATATTACTGGTATTCCGATGCATGCTATTTCAGTTTGGAGAGGTCAGGATCATTATCATCAGGTACATGATGAAGCTGAAATTATTGATGTACCGAACCTGGTGGCTCTATCAGAAGTGATTGCAGAAGCGATTGCCAATTTGCCAACGGACACCAAAGTTGTCTGGAAAGAAAATCCTCACTTTAAGTTTTCTCGTCCTTAA
- a CDS encoding FAD-dependent oxidoreductase: MSSKQDKHITLIGAGLVGSLASIYLGLRGYKVDVYEKLPDIRLEDIPAGRSINLALANRGIRPLQQVGIMDKVEKLLIPMKGRMLHDEKGELQFQSYGQKPEEVIYSVSRAGLVSLLRDEAEATSNVTFHFKHPLVDIDFNQQTFIVEDAMTGQQQTLNYDVLLATDGAGSPVRQFMEAAKVGHFSSELLEHNYKELTIPSDQAGNFQIEEEALHIWPRGGYMVIALPNLDGSFTVTLFMPTNNGEASFANLNTPEKVDNFFKQYFKDAYDLIPNLTELFFENPTGVLGTVRSEKWFHGNALIFGDAAHAIVPFHGQGMNCGFEDCAELNSLLNQFDDDWQQVFPAFNEARRDNANAIADMALDNYIEMRDSVRDPKFHLKKSIAFELEKRFPEQFIPRYSMVMFHHIPYAQAQSRGVIQANILQQLAKEIDSLDQVDWQLATQLVQDQLTVLPKDYLQ, from the coding sequence ATGAGTTCTAAACAAGATAAACATATAACGTTAATTGGTGCAGGTCTGGTTGGCTCACTGGCCAGTATTTATCTGGGGCTGCGTGGCTATAAAGTCGATGTTTATGAGAAGCTACCGGACATCCGTCTTGAAGATATTCCAGCCGGTCGCTCAATTAACCTGGCATTAGCTAACCGAGGGATACGCCCTTTGCAGCAAGTTGGCATCATGGACAAGGTCGAAAAGCTTTTAATTCCAATGAAAGGCCGTATGCTGCATGATGAAAAAGGTGAACTGCAATTTCAGTCCTATGGTCAAAAGCCAGAAGAAGTGATTTATTCCGTTTCACGAGCGGGCCTGGTTAGCTTGTTACGTGATGAAGCTGAAGCCACTAGCAATGTGACTTTCCACTTTAAACATCCGCTTGTTGATATCGATTTTAATCAGCAGACCTTTATCGTTGAAGACGCCATGACTGGCCAACAACAAACTTTGAATTATGACGTTCTGTTAGCAACTGACGGGGCTGGCTCACCGGTTCGTCAATTCATGGAAGCGGCTAAAGTTGGTCATTTCAGTTCAGAATTACTTGAGCATAACTACAAAGAGTTAACCATCCCTTCGGATCAGGCCGGCAATTTTCAAATTGAAGAAGAAGCATTGCATATCTGGCCTCGCGGAGGCTATATGGTTATCGCGCTACCGAATCTTGATGGCTCATTTACCGTTACTCTGTTTATGCCAACCAACAATGGCGAAGCTAGCTTTGCTAATTTAAATACCCCAGAAAAGGTTGATAACTTCTTCAAGCAATACTTCAAAGATGCCTATGATCTCATTCCCAATTTAACCGAGTTGTTTTTTGAAAATCCAACCGGCGTGCTGGGTACGGTACGCAGCGAAAAATGGTTCCACGGTAATGCGCTGATCTTTGGCGACGCAGCTCATGCAATTGTGCCTTTCCACGGCCAAGGAATGAACTGTGGTTTTGAAGATTGCGCTGAGCTCAATTCATTGTTAAATCAGTTTGATGATGACTGGCAGCAAGTTTTCCCAGCCTTTAATGAAGCGCGTCGTGATAATGCCAATGCAATTGCAGATATGGCGCTGGATAATTACATTGAAATGCGTGACTCGGTACGTGACCCCAAGTTCCATCTTAAGAAGTCTATTGCTTTTGAACTTGAGAAACGCTTCCCGGAACAGTTCATCCCACGTTACTCGATGGTAATGTTCCATCATATTCCTTATGCTCAGGCACAAAGTCGCGGCGTTATTCAGGCAAACATTTTGCAACAACTTGCTAAAGAAATTGATAGCCTTGATCAGGTAGACTGGCAACTAGCAACTCAGCTGGTCCAAGACCAGTTAACCGTATTACCGAAGGATTACTTACAATGA